Proteins encoded within one genomic window of Bombina bombina isolate aBomBom1 chromosome 1, aBomBom1.pri, whole genome shotgun sequence:
- the LOC128657929 gene encoding uncharacterized protein LOC128657929 has translation MKLCKEKRSARGTGGGPGYTADLMEYEKKVLNLMGPEVVEGIEVQGDTDDYAGSPPTQSDAHALTEIAACSSVLQEVEENHNEQNIEGEETLLLFEDDSENVEYVLNLQPIQETSPVHSSSTNVEVPEEEIGDVHEDIQQEAQAPTEEAISVNLVNILQLATNFQNEQRAFFQQMSDLQSERLEIDRQSLLARQETNRLLALLVNILQTRIENH, from the exons atgaaattatgcaaagaaaaacgttCAGCAAGAGGTACAGGAGGTGGTCCAGGATATACTGCTGATCTAATGGAGTATGAGAAGAAAGTTCTTAATTTGATGGGGCCTGAGGTTGTGGAGGGAATTGAAGTGCAAGGAGACACAGACGATTATGcag gatcccCACCTACACAATCAGATGCTCATGCATTAACAGAGATTGCCGCTTGCAGCAGCGTCCTGCAAGAAGTTG aagagAATCATAATGAACAGAATATTGAAGGAGAGGAAACTTTGCTCCTTTTTGAAG ATGATTCAGAAAATGTTGAATACGTTCTGAATTTACAACCAATACAGGAGACATCTCCTGTACATTCCTCAAGTACAAATGTAGAAGTACCAGAAGAAGAAATTGGAGATGTACACGAAGATATCCAACAAGAAGCACAAGCACCAACTGAAGAGGCAATATCAGTAAATTTGGTTAACATTCTGCAATTAGCCACAAATTTTCAGAATGAACAAAGGGCTTTTTTTCAACAGATGAGTGACCTGCAAAGTGAACGCTTGGAAATTGACAGGCAGAGTTTACTTGCACGTCAAGAGACAAATAGGTTGCTTGCATTACTAGTGAATATTTTACAAACAAGAATTGagaatcattga